Proteins from one Deinococcus actinosclerus genomic window:
- a CDS encoding PsbP-related protein — MKRACLLAPLLLAALSLTPAHAQGTATPPAATPAQATPAATTGTRTVEAVTATSAKGYSIRVPAGWIPLKNVPGADVAFINRDAGTVRPTVTVQVQDVDPKLKATLADFRDLFASQLGKDVPKFRMLGEKTVKLGSTPAILWSYLGDGEGGMVRWTQVFTVKNNRLFTATLVQPSGTTAEQIEEGRAILTSLTLK, encoded by the coding sequence ATGAAGCGCGCCTGCCTGCTCGCCCCGCTGCTCCTCGCGGCCCTGAGCCTCACCCCCGCCCACGCCCAGGGCACCGCCACCCCGCCTGCCGCCACGCCTGCCCAGGCCACGCCCGCGGCGACGACGGGGACGCGCACGGTCGAGGCCGTGACCGCCACCAGCGCCAAGGGCTACTCGATCCGCGTGCCCGCCGGCTGGATTCCGCTGAAGAACGTCCCCGGCGCGGACGTGGCCTTCATCAACCGCGACGCGGGGACCGTGCGCCCCACCGTGACCGTGCAGGTGCAGGACGTGGACCCCAAGCTGAAGGCCACCCTGGCGGACTTCCGCGACCTGTTCGCCTCGCAGCTCGGTAAGGACGTGCCCAAGTTCAGGATGCTGGGCGAGAAGACCGTCAAGCTGGGCAGCACGCCCGCGATCCTCTGGTCGTACCTGGGGGACGGCGAGGGCGGCATGGTCCGCTGGACGCAGGTGTTCACCGTGAAGAACAACCGCCTGTTCACCGCGACCCTCGTGCAGCCCAGCGGCACCACCGCCGAGCAGATCGAGGAAGGCCGCGCGATCCTCACCAGCCTGACCCTGAAGTAA
- a CDS encoding ATP-binding cassette domain-containing protein: protein MALGEHWLVTGKNGSGKSTLARLIAGELHSALGGRVQRPFLGRDLLTERRAQIGLVSAELGIRQRRDWTGREVIGSAWSGAEGFSPDLTPDQARTVEELAAHLALTDLLDRGAESLSQGQLRRLLLARAVAHRPRLLILDEGLDFLDAASRAAFLTLLPGLAREGTHVLMIAHRASDAPAGLTHHLHLGGGQVAFSRALRSDSAHLQALP from the coding sequence GTGGCACTCGGGGAGCACTGGCTGGTGACCGGGAAGAACGGCAGCGGCAAGAGCACCCTGGCGCGCCTGATCGCCGGGGAGCTGCACTCCGCGCTGGGCGGGCGCGTCCAGCGGCCCTTCCTGGGGCGCGACCTGCTGACCGAACGCCGCGCGCAGATCGGGCTGGTCAGCGCGGAGCTGGGCATCCGGCAGCGGCGCGACTGGACGGGCCGCGAGGTGATCGGCAGCGCCTGGAGCGGCGCGGAGGGCTTCAGCCCGGACCTGACACCGGACCAGGCGCGCACCGTGGAGGAGCTGGCGGCGCATCTCGCCCTGACCGACCTGCTGGACCGGGGCGCCGAGTCGCTGTCGCAGGGGCAGCTGCGGCGCCTGCTGCTGGCCCGCGCGGTGGCGCACCGGCCCCGCCTGCTGATCCTCGACGAGGGCCTGGATTTCCTGGACGCCGCCTCGCGCGCCGCGTTCCTGACGCTGCTGCCCGGTCTGGCCCGCGAGGGCACGCACGTGCTGATGATCGCGCACCGCGCCTCGGACGCCCCGGCGGGCCTCACCCACCACCTGCATCTCGGTGGCGGTCAGGTGGCCTTCTCACGCGCCCTGCGGTCAGACTCGGCTCACCTTCAGGCTCTACCCTGA
- a CDS encoding ATP-binding cassette domain-containing protein, translating to MSAPLVALRDVDVIAGGDTRLRGVTLDVPRGAALRLWGPNGGGKTTLLRLLAGEVAPVRGERVYGLGGGVQRSAVRVRRSLRLVGPDAEAFYLTREWVQTVRDVLLAAHSGERLNLWEATPGAQARVAEVAALTGLGALLGRDVRTLSHGQRRRVMLGAALMPAPELLLLDEFTDGLSPQARAELGALIARVHASGVGVVLATHRPEEAPDLPWRTLRVEGGVVTEAAPDGDVPSPALVLPGGVGGGEVLVDVQDAVVFRDGHRALGPLSWTWHSGSTGW from the coding sequence ATGAGTGCGCCGCTGGTGGCCCTGAGGGACGTGGACGTGATCGCGGGTGGGGACACGCGCCTGCGCGGCGTGACGCTGGACGTGCCGCGCGGCGCGGCGCTGCGGCTGTGGGGGCCGAACGGGGGCGGCAAGACGACGCTGCTGCGCCTCCTGGCGGGTGAGGTGGCCCCGGTGCGTGGCGAGCGGGTGTACGGGCTGGGGGGCGGGGTGCAGCGGTCGGCGGTGCGGGTGCGGCGGTCGCTGCGGCTGGTGGGCCCGGACGCCGAGGCGTTCTACCTGACGCGCGAGTGGGTGCAGACCGTGCGGGACGTGCTCCTCGCGGCGCACAGCGGGGAGCGGTTGAACCTGTGGGAGGCCACACCGGGGGCGCAGGCGCGCGTGGCGGAGGTGGCGGCGCTGACCGGACTGGGGGCGCTGCTGGGCCGGGACGTGCGGACGCTGAGTCACGGGCAGCGGCGGCGGGTGATGCTGGGCGCGGCGCTGATGCCCGCGCCGGAGCTGCTGCTGCTGGACGAGTTCACGGACGGCCTGAGCCCGCAGGCGCGCGCGGAGCTGGGCGCGCTGATCGCGCGGGTGCACGCGTCGGGGGTGGGCGTGGTGCTCGCCACGCACCGCCCCGAGGAGGCCCCGGACCTGCCCTGGCGGACGCTACGGGTGGAGGGCGGCGTGGTGACCGAGGCCGCGCCGGACGGCGACGTCCCCTCCCCTGCCCTGGTGCTGCCGGGCGGGGTGGGTGGCGGTGAGGTGCTGGTGGACGTGCAGGACGCCGTGGTGTTCCGGGACGGGCACCGGGCGCTGGGGCCGCTGAGCTGGACGTGGCACTCGGGGAGCACTGGCTGGTGA
- a CDS encoding histidine phosphatase family protein, which produces MTRTLHLIKHGKPQFLAGVPAHEWPLAPDALTELPALADRLDPRPDVIVCSLEPKAHATAQALAGQLVVPLRPMHGLHEQLRYTARFHADPADFQAEYHAFFAQSDRLVVGEETARDACTRFTNVVNAVMAANPQPTVAAVAHGTVISLLVAARRGVDPYPLWRELPLLGVLSVPWEPGPAGARTAL; this is translated from the coding sequence ATGACGCGCACCCTGCACCTGATCAAGCATGGCAAGCCGCAGTTCCTGGCGGGCGTCCCGGCGCACGAGTGGCCGCTGGCCCCGGACGCCCTGACCGAGCTGCCCGCCCTGGCCGACCGGCTGGACCCGCGCCCGGACGTGATCGTGTGCTCGCTGGAACCCAAGGCGCACGCGACGGCGCAGGCGCTGGCCGGGCAGCTGGTGGTGCCGCTGCGGCCCATGCACGGCCTGCACGAGCAGCTGCGCTACACGGCCCGCTTTCACGCCGACCCGGCCGACTTCCAGGCGGAGTACCACGCGTTCTTCGCGCAGTCGGACCGGCTGGTGGTCGGCGAGGAGACCGCGCGGGATGCCTGCACCCGCTTCACGAACGTCGTGAACGCCGTCATGGCCGCCAACCCGCAGCCCACCGTGGCGGCCGTGGCGCACGGGACGGTCATCAGCCTGCTCGTCGCGGCGCGGCGCGGCGTGGACCCCTACCCGCTGTGGCGGGAGCTGCCCCTGCTGGGGGTGCTCAGCGTGCCGTGGGAACCCGGTCCGGCGGGGGCGCGTACTGCCCTGTAA
- a CDS encoding SPFH domain-containing protein yields the protein MGFTIFVMVLLLLVIITLFAGVKSVPQGSEWTQERFGKFQRTLKPGLNIIIPYIDRIGRRVNMMEQVLDVPSQEVITKDNALVTVDGVVFYQVLDAAKASYEVSNLQQAILNLTMTNIRTVMGSMDLDELLSNRDQINARLLTVVDEATEPWGVKATRIEVKDIKPPADLVASMARQMKAEREKRANILDAEGFRQAAILKAEGEKQAEILSAEGRRQAAFLEAEARERAAQAEAEATRLVSDAIAAGNVQAINYFVAQRYVDALKDIASAPNQKTLILPLEATSILGSLQGVAEIARDAFGRKG from the coding sequence ATGGGTTTCACCATTTTCGTCATGGTCCTGCTGCTGCTGGTGATCATCACGCTGTTCGCCGGGGTCAAGAGCGTCCCGCAGGGCAGCGAGTGGACGCAAGAGCGCTTCGGGAAGTTCCAGCGCACACTCAAGCCGGGGCTGAACATCATCATTCCGTACATCGACCGCATCGGCCGCCGCGTGAACATGATGGAACAGGTGCTCGACGTGCCCAGCCAGGAGGTCATCACCAAGGACAACGCCCTCGTGACCGTGGACGGCGTGGTGTTCTACCAGGTGCTCGACGCCGCCAAGGCCAGCTACGAGGTCAGCAACCTCCAGCAGGCGATCCTGAACCTCACCATGACGAACATCCGCACCGTGATGGGCAGCATGGACCTCGACGAACTGCTCTCAAACCGCGACCAGATCAACGCGCGCCTCCTGACGGTCGTGGACGAGGCCACCGAGCCGTGGGGCGTCAAAGCAACGCGAATCGAGGTGAAGGACATCAAGCCGCCCGCCGATCTGGTCGCCAGCATGGCCCGCCAGATGAAGGCCGAACGCGAGAAACGCGCCAACATCCTCGACGCCGAGGGCTTCCGGCAGGCCGCCATCCTGAAGGCCGAGGGCGAGAAGCAGGCCGAGATCCTCTCCGCCGAGGGGCGCCGGCAGGCGGCGTTCCTGGAGGCCGAGGCCCGCGAACGCGCCGCGCAGGCCGAGGCCGAGGCGACCCGGCTGGTCAGCGACGCGATTGCCGCCGGGAACGTGCAGGCCATCAACTACTTCGTCGCGCAGCGCTACGTGGACGCCCTGAAGGACATCGCCAGCGCCCCCAACCAGAAGACCCTGATCCTGCCGCTGGAAGCCACGAGCATCCTGGGCAGCCTGCAGGGCGTCGCGGAGATTGCGCGCGACGCCTTCGGACGCAAGGGCTAG
- a CDS encoding NfeD family protein: MDWLPTLERVQSWHWWVLGALLLILEVAAPGIFFVWLALAAFALGLLVFVLPILPVAVQLLLFAALSVAAVTLGRRYVTRLLPDSPEAGRVNQGSHRLVGQTVTVVTPIVNGIGRVRVGDSEWRATGPDTPQGARVVIVAADGPTLHVREVNGTWT, translated from the coding sequence GTGGACTGGCTGCCCACCCTGGAACGCGTGCAGTCCTGGCACTGGTGGGTGCTGGGCGCGCTGCTGCTGATCCTGGAAGTCGCCGCGCCCGGCATCTTCTTCGTGTGGCTGGCCCTGGCCGCCTTCGCGCTGGGCCTGCTGGTGTTCGTGCTCCCGATCCTGCCGGTCGCCGTGCAGCTGCTGCTGTTCGCCGCGCTGAGCGTCGCGGCCGTCACGCTGGGCCGCCGCTACGTCACGCGCCTGCTGCCGGACTCGCCCGAGGCGGGCCGCGTGAACCAGGGCTCACACCGGCTGGTGGGGCAGACGGTCACAGTCGTCACGCCCATCGTGAACGGCATCGGCCGCGTGCGGGTGGGGGACAGTGAGTGGCGCGCCACCGGCCCGGACACCCCGCAGGGCGCGCGGGTCGTGATCGTCGCGGCGGACGGCCCCACCCTGCACGTCCGTGAGGTCAACGGCACCTGGACCTGA
- a CDS encoding antibiotic biosynthesis monooxygenase produces the protein MSDAAAPTALPPHSTGITLVVTERVRRSKLEAYEAWARRLHAVQATQPGFVGLHVLRDTNGPVAEYVTLVRFASAQALEAWRATPAYREALAELDDFTADQVEYREAQGLEAWFDRPARLPAPPLWKNVIVGIVGVYPLIMLFATLLRPVTGEWPAWAATLATASLSTLFLNWPVLPWLSRLLRPWLYPTQRG, from the coding sequence ATGTCCGATGCCGCTGCCCCCACCGCTCTGCCGCCCCATTCCACCGGGATCACCCTGGTCGTCACCGAGCGCGTGCGCCGCTCGAAACTGGAGGCGTACGAGGCGTGGGCCCGCCGCCTGCACGCGGTGCAGGCCACCCAGCCGGGCTTCGTGGGCCTGCACGTCCTGCGGGACACGAACGGCCCGGTGGCGGAGTACGTGACGCTGGTGCGCTTCGCGTCCGCGCAGGCGCTGGAGGCGTGGCGGGCCACCCCGGCGTACCGCGAGGCGCTGGCGGAGCTGGACGACTTCACCGCCGACCAGGTCGAGTACCGCGAGGCGCAGGGTCTGGAGGCGTGGTTCGACCGGCCCGCGCGCCTGCCTGCCCCGCCGCTGTGGAAGAACGTCATCGTGGGGATCGTGGGCGTGTACCCGCTGATCATGCTGTTCGCCACGCTGCTGCGGCCCGTGACCGGCGAGTGGCCCGCGTGGGCGGCGACGCTGGCGACCGCGTCGCTGTCCACGCTGTTCCTGAACTGGCCGGTGCTGCCGTGGCTGTCGCGCCTGCTGCGCCCCTGGCTGTATCCCACCCAGCGCGGATGA
- a CDS encoding DinB family protein: MWPELRELFVRDLRKLIAELEAYPDDASVWRVRGDIVNPAGTLALHLIGNLSQFVGADLGGVTFVRDREAEFARRDVPRADLIAGLREVSARVVSALDGLDAARLDEVSARQLPGFPEGMTTRYFLLHLYGHLNWHLGQVDYHRRMLD; the protein is encoded by the coding sequence ATGTGGCCTGAGCTGCGGGAGCTGTTCGTGCGGGACCTCCGGAAGCTGATCGCGGAGTTGGAGGCGTACCCGGATGACGCGTCGGTGTGGCGGGTGCGGGGGGACATCGTGAATCCGGCGGGGACGCTGGCGCTGCACCTGATCGGGAACCTGTCGCAGTTCGTCGGCGCGGACCTGGGCGGCGTGACGTTCGTGCGGGACCGGGAGGCGGAGTTCGCGCGGCGGGACGTGCCCCGCGCGGACCTGATCGCGGGGTTGCGGGAGGTGTCGGCGCGGGTGGTGTCGGCCCTGGACGGTCTGGACGCGGCGCGGCTGGACGAGGTGAGTGCGCGGCAGTTGCCGGGCTTCCCGGAGGGCATGACCACCCGGTACTTCCTGCTTCACCTGTACGGGCACCTGAACTGGCACCTGGGGCAGGTGGATTACCACCGCCGGATGCTGGACTGA